In the Phaeobacter piscinae genome, CTGAGGGGGGCGGTGGCGACAATCCGCCGAATCTCATCGGCGCTCTTTACCACGTTGATTCGCTCAAGGCCTACAATCGCGCATTGGCCGCAGCGGCTGCCGAAGAGCACAGTTGACGGCTGAAAGCTGCGGCAGCTAAGTGCCGGTTTGCGACATTTCCGGCAAAGGAGTCGCTCAAAGACATGTTTACCCGCAAAAGACGATCTTGAATATGTGATATTTCTGAAACGGGTGGTCGGTTTTTTCCTTAAGTAATTTTAACCTTTGTCGGCGCGACCGCTTAATTATGGTTAACATAAGGCTAATAGTGATCATTCTTCGGAAGTGAAAACATGCAACACAATAAAATCAGCCCAGCAGAGGCTGAACACGTGGCGAAGGCAGTAGAGCAGGAAAACGAGCGGGCCTCCTATGAGGCCCTGATCGACTATGTTGTTCAAAGTGCTCGGGATGCGCAGATGTTCTGTACAGGCGAGTCGGTCGAGGCGGCGCGTGAGCATCTGTGCCAGACGATCCTCAGCTGACAGGCACAGTGTTTCAGTTGGCCTATTTCGGTTTGTTAATTGGTACTATTTCTATCTTTTTAGGTCTGCTTCAAAGGATCTAAAAAACGGCCCGGATAAAGAAAACGACATAGCAATCAAAATGATCGTTATACGTGCGTTTTGTTGCGGGTCTTTACGGCCAAGGCTATCTGCCCGCGGCCTGCTGCCGATTGAATCGTGTCGCTCTGTGCCCAGCCTTGTGCCGTGCCGCGCTGTGAGTTCCTGATTTCGCACGGCCTGCCGAAGATCCTGAGCCGGTTCTGTTTGGCGGTCTCAGGCCACCGAAAATGTCGGCGAAAGTTTGCTTACCCATAAATGGGGCGCCCCGATATGGGACGCCTGTAACGTGTTAGCAGCGTAATTCCGCTGATGATATTCAGGCCTCAGATCTGCTCAACCTTGACCGTGTCTCCGGTGACAAAGGCGAGGTGATCCTTGATCTCGGCCACCGCAGCGATCGGATCTTCATAGCTCCAGACGGCGTTCTCGGTCACCGAGGATTTGTTCACGATGGAATAGTAGCTGGCGTCGCCCTTGCCCGCGCAATGGGTGGTTTTGTCACTGCGATCGAGGAATGCGGTTGCGATGTCACCGCGCGGAAAATAGATGACGGGCGCCAGATCGCCCTCGCTCAGCTCAAGCGCGTTGCTGCTCTCGCCGAGCACAGCGCCCCCGGAGCGCACCACCCAGGTGCCGGCTGCCTTGCGAATTTGGATCTTTGTCATGGTCTTTTCCTTCACGTCGTTCGTCACGGATCAATATCGTCTTTGGTTGTAACACTGCGGTATCACAGCGGTGCCGTAGCGGCATCCAGCCAGCGTCGCGCCGGGGCTGTTACGTTGGGTCCAATCTTGTCGGCCACAGCCGCATGATAGGTGTTCACCCAGTCCCGCTCTGCCGTTGTGAGCATCTCTGCGACAATCAGTCGCCGGTCCAGCGGGGCGTAGGTCAGGGTGCGCCAGCTCAGCATCTCGCGGTCTGCGTCAGCACTGTCCAGCTCAGGCGCCGGTTCTACCACCAACAGGTTTTCAATGCGAATACCAAAAGCGCCTTCCCGGTAATATCCCGGCTCATTGGACAGAATCATGCCGGGGTCCAGGGGAACGGTGCCAGAGCGGCTGAGCCGCTGCGGGCCCTCGTGAACGCTGAGAAAGGCACCGACCCCGTGGCCCAGCCCATGGTTGAAATCCTGTCCGGCCAGCCAGAGCGGCATTCGGCCCACCGCTTCGATGTCGCGCCCGGCGAGACCTCTGGGCCAGCGCAGCCTCGACATGGCAATCATGCCCTGAAGGACGCGGGTATAGGCCTCCCGGGCGTCCTGCGGTGGGGTGCCGATGGCGAGGGTGCGGGTGATGTCGGTGGTGCCGTCCAGATATTGCCCGCCGCTGTCGAGCACCAGAAGGTGGCCGTCGTCCAGCGTGGCATTGCTGTCCTCGCTGACGCGGTAGTGAATGATTGCGCCGTTGGGGCCGGTGCCGGAGATGGTCTCAAAGCTGATGTC is a window encoding:
- a CDS encoding DUF427 domain-containing protein, with protein sequence MTKIQIRKAAGTWVVRSGGAVLGESSNALELSEGDLAPVIYFPRGDIATAFLDRSDKTTHCAGKGDASYYSIVNKSSVTENAVWSYEDPIAAVAEIKDHLAFVTGDTVKVEQI